A single region of the Elizabethkingia sp. JS20170427COW genome encodes:
- a CDS encoding TonB-dependent receptor: MKGFIFLGLCISPFYFAQQVGQDSIKTQEISGVKLLRKLPVTKEIINVKRDLDNRNLGQDLPILLKNQTSVETTSDAGNGVGYTGLKIRGVDGTRINIMLNGVPFNDSESQGAFFVNTPDITSSASNIVIQRGVGTSSNGVASFGASVNILTQEPSEKSYFSTQNSVGSFNTHKHSFEVGTGSLLNGKLSMMARYSIIKSDGYIDRAFSDLSSYNFTAVYKNGNTKLKFMTFGGKEKTYQAWNGISKEQYETNPTYNSSGEIYDANGNIVGYYNNETDNYKQQHYHLLWEQRFNDQWNLNTTLHYTKGQGYYDNYKSDQKFSKYGLPALIVNDSIRIERGDLIRQKWMDNHFYGVVSELNGQLERWNLNFGVVANQYYGDHFGRITSGSNLQQVILPFEYYRNHAIKNEVSGYAKALYKIDNFEVFGDLQLRHIDYKSKVDQASLEEAPEFSKKYSFFNPKVGVNYHLGAGVLYLSYANAHREPVRSDLKENNEIRPEQLHDFELGYHHNFGDLYLSANLYYMLYRDQLVLTGALNDVGAHLHQNVGKSYRRGLEISAKYRLNEKWNALANLAFSQNKNKDYKIETANGTESLGNTTIAFSPNFIGNFTLNYLPVKNLELSWSHKAVGKQYINNTQTEEFKLKPYYLSDFVATYKTQWGKTDIGLHLMVNNIFNTRYTNYGADYGVPYYYAQARANFLAGVSLRFN, from the coding sequence ATGAAAGGATTTATTTTTTTAGGACTATGCATTAGTCCATTTTACTTTGCTCAACAAGTAGGGCAAGATTCTATTAAAACCCAGGAAATTAGTGGGGTAAAATTACTGCGTAAGCTTCCTGTTACTAAGGAGATTATCAATGTTAAAAGAGATTTGGACAATAGAAACCTAGGTCAGGATTTACCGATTTTATTGAAGAACCAAACCTCTGTAGAAACCACTTCAGATGCTGGGAATGGTGTAGGATACACGGGATTGAAGATAAGAGGGGTAGATGGTACTAGGATTAATATCATGCTAAACGGTGTACCTTTTAACGATAGTGAATCCCAAGGAGCATTTTTTGTGAACACGCCAGATATTACCTCTTCCGCTTCTAATATTGTTATCCAAAGAGGTGTGGGGACTTCTTCCAACGGGGTAGCTTCTTTTGGAGCCAGTGTGAATATTTTAACGCAAGAACCTTCCGAGAAATCATATTTTTCTACTCAAAATTCAGTAGGGTCATTCAATACCCATAAGCATTCCTTTGAGGTAGGCACAGGAAGTTTGCTCAATGGTAAACTAAGCATGATGGCGAGATATTCCATTATTAAATCTGATGGTTATATAGATAGAGCATTTTCAGATCTTAGCTCATATAACTTTACAGCTGTTTATAAAAATGGGAATACCAAGCTGAAGTTTATGACCTTTGGAGGTAAGGAAAAAACTTATCAAGCGTGGAATGGAATTTCCAAAGAGCAATATGAGACCAATCCTACCTATAATTCATCAGGGGAAATTTATGATGCTAACGGGAATATTGTAGGATATTACAATAACGAAACCGATAATTACAAACAACAGCATTATCACCTTCTTTGGGAACAGAGATTTAACGACCAATGGAACCTTAATACCACGTTGCATTATACCAAAGGACAGGGGTATTATGACAATTACAAGTCCGATCAAAAATTCAGTAAATATGGACTTCCGGCACTTATTGTAAACGATTCTATCCGTATTGAAAGAGGAGACCTTATTCGCCAGAAGTGGATGGACAATCACTTTTACGGAGTGGTATCTGAATTAAATGGTCAGTTAGAACGTTGGAATTTAAACTTCGGGGTAGTTGCCAACCAATATTACGGAGATCACTTTGGTAGAATTACCAGTGGATCTAACCTACAACAGGTGATTCTTCCTTTTGAATATTATAGAAACCACGCGATTAAAAATGAAGTTTCAGGATATGCAAAAGCACTATATAAAATCGATAATTTTGAAGTTTTTGGAGATTTACAACTGAGACATATCGACTATAAATCTAAAGTAGATCAAGCAAGCCTAGAGGAAGCTCCTGAATTTTCTAAAAAATACAGCTTCTTTAATCCTAAAGTTGGGGTTAACTACCATTTAGGAGCAGGTGTATTGTACTTATCTTACGCTAATGCTCACCGTGAGCCAGTACGAAGTGATTTAAAAGAGAATAACGAAATCCGTCCAGAGCAATTGCATGATTTTGAATTAGGGTATCACCATAACTTTGGAGACTTATATTTAAGTGCTAACTTATATTATATGTTATACCGCGATCAATTAGTACTTACGGGTGCTTTAAACGATGTGGGAGCTCATTTACATCAAAATGTAGGGAAAAGTTACCGTAGAGGTTTGGAGATTTCAGCTAAATATAGATTAAATGAAAAATGGAATGCTTTAGCCAATTTAGCATTTAGCCAAAATAAAAATAAAGATTACAAAATTGAAACCGCTAACGGTACTGAAAGCTTAGGAAATACCACCATAGCCTTTTCACCTAATTTTATAGGAAACTTTACCCTGAATTATCTTCCAGTGAAAAACTTGGAACTATCGTGGTCTCATAAGGCGGTAGGCAAACAGTATATCAACAATACCCAGACAGAAGAATTTAAACTAAAACCTTATTATTTATCAGATTTTGTAGCCACCTATAAAACCCAATGGGGGAAAACAGATATAGGATTACACCTGATGGTCAATAATATCTTCAACACCCGATATACCAATTATGGTGCTGATTATGGAGTTCCTTACTACTATGCCCAGGCTAGGGCTAACTTCTTAGCAGGTGTCTCGTTGAGATTTAATTAA
- a CDS encoding acyl-CoA thioesterase, with protein sequence MQKKTAKESLTVMTNIVLPNETNSLRNLFGGELLSRMDRCASISASRHSARRVVTASVNHVSFNEPIPEGGVVVMESKVSRAFSTSMEIYVDVWLDDPIHGKKIKTNEGIYTFVAVDEFNKPVPVPPIEPESDLEKSRYDAALRRKELSLILSGRMKPTESVELKKLFSGK encoded by the coding sequence ATGCAAAAGAAAACCGCAAAAGAGTCATTAACAGTAATGACCAATATCGTTTTACCTAACGAAACCAATTCTTTAAGAAACCTTTTTGGGGGGGAATTGCTTTCCCGTATGGACAGATGTGCCTCAATATCGGCATCCAGACATAGTGCGAGGAGAGTTGTAACCGCTTCTGTAAACCATGTTTCTTTTAATGAGCCTATTCCTGAAGGAGGAGTCGTGGTAATGGAATCTAAAGTTTCTAGAGCGTTTTCCACTTCTATGGAAATTTATGTGGATGTATGGTTGGACGATCCTATTCATGGAAAGAAAATAAAAACCAACGAAGGGATTTATACCTTTGTAGCTGTGGATGAATTTAACAAACCTGTTCCAGTGCCTCCTATAGAACCAGAATCTGATTTGGAAAAAAGCAGATATGATGCTGCTCTTAGAAGAAAAGAGTTGAGCCTTATCCTTTCTGGTAGAATGAAACCTACCGAATCTGTAGAGTTGAAAAAACTTTTTTCTGGAAAATAA
- a CDS encoding 2-hydroxyacid dehydrogenase: MQSPLVLLIDKNHPLIVEQLSEKGFRFEEDYTSSYEEILQKIHRYDGIIIRSRIPIDAKFLDAATQLKFIARVGAGMENINCSYAEEKGIHLIHSPEGNRDSVAEHVLGMLLILMNRLFISSEEVKKGIWLREENRGDELMGKTFGIIGYGYMGNAVAKRLSGFGVKVIFHDILPNLSNEYACQVSLETLQEEADIVSIHLPQTPETRYIIDEEFISKMKKDFYLVNTARGIHVKTSALVDALKLGKVKGACLDVLEYEKASFENVLNGDNPDLQYLLHSEKVIVTPHIGGWTVQSKIKLAQFIVDKILKLIEKGSL, encoded by the coding sequence ATGCAATCACCACTTGTACTCTTAATCGATAAAAATCACCCCCTTATTGTAGAACAACTTAGCGAGAAGGGTTTTCGTTTTGAGGAAGATTATACTTCTAGTTACGAAGAAATCCTTCAAAAAATTCATCGTTATGATGGGATTATTATCCGAAGTAGAATTCCTATAGATGCTAAGTTTTTAGATGCTGCCACCCAGCTGAAATTTATTGCCCGTGTAGGCGCTGGCATGGAGAATATCAACTGTTCCTATGCAGAAGAAAAAGGAATACACCTTATCCACTCCCCAGAAGGGAATCGAGATTCTGTTGCGGAACACGTTTTAGGAATGCTCCTTATTTTAATGAACAGGCTTTTCATCTCTTCTGAAGAGGTGAAAAAGGGCATCTGGCTTCGTGAAGAAAACCGAGGCGATGAGCTGATGGGGAAAACCTTCGGGATTATCGGCTATGGATATATGGGGAATGCCGTTGCTAAAAGACTATCGGGCTTTGGTGTGAAGGTTATCTTTCATGATATATTGCCTAATCTCTCTAATGAGTATGCTTGCCAGGTAAGCTTGGAGACTCTTCAGGAAGAAGCGGATATCGTTAGCATCCACTTACCCCAAACTCCTGAAACCCGATATATTATCGATGAGGAATTTATCTCGAAAATGAAGAAGGACTTTTACCTGGTGAACACTGCAAGGGGTATCCATGTAAAGACTTCGGCTTTGGTAGATGCTCTGAAATTAGGAAAAGTAAAGGGAGCTTGTTTAGATGTGTTAGAGTACGAGAAGGCTTCTTTTGAAAACGTCTTAAATGGAGATAACCCAGATTTACAATATTTACTTCATTCTGAAAAAGTAATCGTTACCCCTCATATTGGAGGATGGACGGTTCAGAGTAAAATAAAACTCGCCCAATTTATTGTGGATAAAATTTTAAAACTAATAGAAAAAGGCTCTTTATAA